In Sphingomonas sp. G-3-2-10, a single window of DNA contains:
- a CDS encoding GNAT family N-acetyltransferase, whose translation MIETERLILRGWKDSDLDPFAAMSQDPRVMATLGPLMSRDEAAAVITRIEGIREAHGYTFWAIERREDGAFLGFCGVKPGAEDTPIAGEVEIGWRLAHDHWGKGYAREAAQASLDWVWTHLDADQVAAITTPGNSNSWGLMERLGMVRAPEDDFDHPKAIGHLIPHITYRIARPAKRG comes from the coding sequence ATGATCGAGACCGAACGCCTGATCCTGCGCGGCTGGAAAGACAGCGATCTCGATCCCTTCGCGGCGATGAGTCAGGATCCGCGCGTCATGGCGACGCTGGGTCCGCTGATGAGCCGGGACGAGGCAGCGGCGGTAATCACCCGGATCGAAGGCATTCGCGAGGCGCATGGCTATACCTTCTGGGCGATCGAACGGCGCGAGGATGGCGCGTTCCTGGGTTTTTGCGGGGTAAAGCCCGGCGCGGAGGATACGCCGATCGCCGGCGAGGTCGAAATCGGCTGGCGGCTGGCGCACGATCATTGGGGCAAGGGCTATGCCCGCGAAGCGGCGCAGGCGAGCCTCGACTGGGTATGGACCCATCTCGACGCCGATCAGGTGGCCGCGATCACCACGCCCGGCAACAGCAACAGTTGGGGCCTGATGGAGCGGCTGGGCATGGTGCGCGCGCCGGAAGACGATTTCGATCATCCCAAGGCGATCGGGCATCTGATCCCGCACATCACCTATCGCATCGCCAGACCGGCGAAACGCGGTTAA